One stretch of Micromonospora cremea DNA includes these proteins:
- a CDS encoding bile acid:sodium symporter family protein — MDSALTLIGLPIALGIIMLGLGLGLTIADFRRVAQHPRAAVIALVCQVLVLPALCFGLVVAFDLAPELAVGMMLLAASPGGTTANLYSHLFGGHVALNITLTAINSVLAVFTLPILVNLSAAYFLPEGRSIGLQFVKVLQVFAIVLVPVAIGMLIRARVPRIAERLNRPVRILSVVVLVAVIAGAVLGERENIADYFVSVGLAVLAFNLLSLAIGYGVPRMAGVDRSAATAAGFEIGIHNSTLAITIALSPALLDSTQMAIPGAVYGIVMFFTAAAFGYLVTRVGAPAATTVQP; from the coding sequence ATGGACTCAGCCCTGACTCTGATCGGCCTGCCCATCGCCCTCGGGATTATCATGCTCGGCCTGGGTCTCGGACTGACCATTGCGGACTTCCGGCGGGTGGCCCAGCATCCAAGGGCCGCCGTCATCGCCCTGGTGTGTCAGGTGCTGGTGCTGCCGGCACTCTGCTTCGGCCTGGTCGTCGCCTTCGACCTGGCACCGGAGCTGGCCGTCGGGATGATGCTGCTGGCCGCTTCCCCCGGCGGCACCACGGCCAACCTCTACAGCCACCTCTTCGGCGGACACGTGGCCCTGAACATCACCCTGACCGCCATCAACTCGGTGCTCGCCGTGTTCACCCTGCCGATCCTGGTCAACCTGTCGGCGGCGTACTTCCTGCCCGAGGGCAGGAGTATCGGCCTGCAGTTCGTCAAGGTGTTGCAGGTCTTCGCCATCGTGCTCGTACCGGTCGCGATCGGCATGCTGATCCGCGCCCGGGTGCCCCGGATCGCCGAACGCCTGAACCGCCCGGTCCGGATCCTGTCCGTCGTCGTGCTCGTCGCGGTGATCGCCGGCGCCGTGCTCGGCGAACGCGAGAACATCGCCGACTACTTCGTCTCGGTCGGCCTGGCCGTGCTCGCCTTCAACCTGCTGAGCCTCGCCATCGGGTACGGCGTACCCCGGATGGCTGGGGTCGACCGGAGCGCCGCCACCGCGGCCGGGTTCGAGATCGGCATCCACAACAGCACCCTGGCCATCACGATCGCGCTCAGCCCGGCGCTGCTCGACAGCACCCAGATGGCGATCCCCGGGGCGGTCTACGGCATCGTCATGTTCTTCACCGCGGCAGCCTTCGGCTACCTGGTGACCCGCGTCGGCGCCCCGGCCGCCACCACCGTGCAGCCCTGA
- a CDS encoding PPOX class F420-dependent oxidoreductase has protein sequence MSKPPLPEAAVAMLQKPNPAVMTTLRNGGQPVSAATWYLWADGRILVNMDESRRRLDHVRNDPRVSLTVLDEAGWYTHVSIIGHVAELRADEGLADIDRLSEHYTGSTYPRRERARVSALIEIDRWHGWGALKDNNQVG, from the coding sequence ATGTCCAAGCCACCGCTTCCCGAGGCCGCGGTCGCCATGCTTCAGAAGCCGAACCCGGCCGTCATGACCACGCTTCGCAACGGTGGTCAGCCGGTGTCCGCGGCCACCTGGTACCTGTGGGCGGACGGCCGGATCCTGGTGAACATGGACGAGAGCCGCCGCCGGCTGGACCACGTCCGAAACGACCCCCGGGTCTCGCTCACCGTGCTGGATGAGGCCGGCTGGTACACGCACGTCAGCATCATCGGGCACGTCGCCGAACTGCGCGCGGACGAGGGCCTCGCGGACATCGACCGGTTGTCCGAGCACTACACGGGAAGTACGTACCCACGGCGGGAGCGCGCTCGGGTCAGCGCCCTGATCGAGATCGACCGCTGGCACGGCTGGGGCGCGCTCAAGGACAACAACCAGGTCGGCTGA
- a CDS encoding amidase, with product MTSEPLDRTVDRRAFLARAAALATVSAVGVNVGLPSVALASSGLSTNAKPGAGGRPLDQPNAYTKPRPEALADPSELTVAEAAWLIRAGKLTPEHLVEAYLDRISRYDGSYQAFNRVLADAAIAAARDAGRRPRHGALHGIPLAIKDNYYTEGVPTTANSFLFEDFVPPYDATAVARLKASGAIVLGKTQMGPLATTRATTPAGVITTVNAWTPTDRGVDPGGSSTGTATAVAGRMATSGIGTQTGGSITAPSNAQNLTGLKPTMGRVSAAGIIPLTYSRDHPGPLARDAKDAAIMLTAMAGEDPMDPRSQGLPHVPNLIDAASPVYQGRRVKLRWKTRIGVLPGFANGTSPGALARTAYLAQLAAIPGVTLVDVQLPAEWSQLTGSTFNNIRLPERAEPFMPYLRTDLRGFGVSVTSWLQGALMGGNEFITGQRAKLLLMDRVLNDLFDGCDVVVQTDPVPFDILGLPEIAFPIGFTTAGLPVGTILGGLPYAEDRLLSVVAAYQAVTDWHLRRPADPPTAAARGAAPAEALRLTAEEVAELSQ from the coding sequence ATGACGTCCGAACCACTCGACCGTACGGTCGACCGCCGCGCGTTTCTGGCCCGCGCCGCCGCTCTGGCCACCGTCTCAGCCGTGGGCGTCAACGTCGGACTGCCCTCGGTTGCGCTGGCGAGTAGCGGCCTGTCCACCAACGCCAAGCCGGGAGCGGGGGGACGGCCGCTGGACCAGCCGAATGCCTACACCAAGCCCCGGCCGGAGGCGCTCGCCGATCCGTCCGAGCTCACCGTCGCCGAGGCAGCCTGGCTCATCCGCGCCGGCAAACTCACCCCCGAGCACCTGGTCGAGGCGTACCTGGATCGCATCTCCCGGTACGACGGCAGCTACCAGGCGTTCAACCGGGTGCTCGCCGATGCGGCCATTGCGGCCGCGAGAGATGCCGGACGCAGGCCCCGACACGGTGCGCTGCACGGCATCCCACTGGCCATCAAGGACAATTACTACACGGAAGGGGTCCCCACCACCGCGAACTCGTTCCTGTTCGAGGACTTCGTGCCTCCGTACGACGCGACTGCGGTGGCCCGGTTGAAGGCAAGCGGCGCGATCGTGCTCGGCAAGACTCAGATGGGCCCGCTGGCGACCACCCGTGCCACCACGCCGGCTGGTGTGATCACCACGGTGAACGCCTGGACGCCGACCGACCGCGGCGTCGACCCGGGCGGGTCGTCCACCGGCACCGCCACCGCGGTTGCCGGCCGGATGGCCACCTCGGGCATCGGCACGCAGACCGGCGGCTCGATCACCGCCCCGTCCAACGCGCAGAACCTCACCGGCCTCAAGCCGACCATGGGTCGGGTCTCGGCGGCCGGCATCATTCCGCTCACGTACAGCCGCGACCATCCGGGCCCGTTGGCGCGCGATGCCAAGGACGCTGCGATCATGCTGACCGCGATGGCAGGCGAGGATCCCATGGACCCGCGCAGCCAGGGCCTGCCCCACGTACCCAACCTGATCGACGCGGCGAGCCCGGTCTATCAGGGACGCCGCGTCAAGCTTCGCTGGAAAACCCGGATCGGCGTGCTGCCGGGCTTCGCCAACGGCACCTCGCCCGGTGCGCTGGCCCGTACGGCGTACCTGGCACAGCTCGCCGCGATCCCGGGCGTCACCCTGGTGGACGTGCAGCTGCCCGCCGAGTGGAGTCAGCTGACCGGCAGCACCTTCAACAACATCCGGTTGCCCGAGCGAGCCGAGCCGTTCATGCCGTACCTGCGCACAGACCTGCGCGGCTTCGGTGTGTCGGTGACCAGTTGGCTGCAAGGAGCGCTGATGGGTGGCAACGAGTTCATCACCGGTCAGCGGGCCAAGCTGCTGCTGATGGACCGGGTTCTCAACGACCTCTTCGACGGCTGCGACGTCGTGGTGCAGACCGACCCGGTGCCCTTCGACATCCTGGGCCTGCCGGAGATCGCCTTCCCGATCGGGTTCACCACCGCGGGGCTACCGGTCGGCACCATCCTGGGTGGCCTCCCGTACGCCGAGGACCGGCTGTTGTCGGTGGTGGCCGCCTACCAGGCGGTGACGGACTGGCATCTGCGGCGGCCGGCCGACCCGCCCACCGCCGCCGCGCGGGGCGCAGCTCCCGCCGAAGCGCTCCGCCTGACGGCCGAGGAGGTCGCCGAGCTCAGCCAGTGA